ATTACCTAAATAATTTGTGTTGTCTTATTACgtaaatcttttttatttgatcttacCTAATAGTGAATGAGTAAAGACAACTTAAGGAACCATCTTATTAAGTGGTAATACTTCATTGTTGGGTAACTAATTTAGAATGTAATTTGTAAATAACAGTCCTTATGTATCTTTTCCTCTTTGTAGTTGGTTACCTGTAAAGCATGCAACAAAACAGTGAGATATGATGGTAAAAGCAGAAGcttcttggaagaaatgaaaaatagtctTAGCACTCCCAAGATTAAGCCTGGCATGAAGACACCAGACATAAAATCTTCAGgatctacaaagaaaaagaagaaatccttCAGTAGTAATAAATCCAGTTCCAAAGACAATAGTCCAGCATTAATTTTCAGGTACCTGATAATTTTTTTTGAAGTGCCAATATTAAATCTCTTAATGGATTTAGCAGATAGTTTAGCCCCACAGGGCTTCTCAAAGAAATCTCAACTTTTTACTTTTAACAaaagggaagatgggaaggaaatTTTTTATGTTGATGTTTTCAAACCTggggaacaaattaaaatctcACTCCCTCTTCATGGTGCATTGAAGTGGTAATGGCATAAAATATGTGTACTGCCCCTGAAATCACTTGATTAAGAATTAGAGTGTCTGACATCATTATTGTGAGTAACAGACCTAATGAATAAAATCCAAGTTCCTTATTCTAGCTTTTAAATTCCCATTCAGCAAACACTTCTAATATGCTTTCTTGTTGATAGACACTGTTACATGTAAGATCTTCCACATGCTGGCTCGGACTCTTTCCCATCATTGCTCCTGTGATAGTCCACTCTCTAGTCAGCCTAAACCATTTGCCAGTCCTGAGCACATTGCATATTTTCTCTGCTCCTTGTCTGTCCACACTGTGGTGGGTGGCATGGCTTAGTGGTAGGATAGGCCCCCAGCTCTAAATTCATAACTTCCAAGctgatgaggaaaatgatccAGAATATGATCCAAAGAAAGATCCATACTCAGCCGAGTGCAAGCAGCAGTGAGCTGTGGCCTTGAGGATTATTGCACTGTCCCAACCTAAACAACTAGTAGTTACTTACAgccttgtgttttgttttttcttggtaGAATCaagtaaacaattttttttttaatattaaaacccttactttccatgtattggctctgaggcagaagagtggtaagggctaggcaatgggggtcaagtgacttgcccagggtcacacagttcaaGTAAacaatttttgttaaaaaaaaggaaaaaaagaaaaaatgaatgtttaagaaCCAGTTCAAAATATAGGTTCATTCTACCtagcattttaatataatttctgcCGGATATGTAGAATGCAGTGAATCCCCTAATGCATGCCCATTGCTACATAGTTTGGTTCTTGTAAAGTCTTTTGTCTTGTAGCTATTAGACTACAGCTGTGAAAATTATCCAAACTGTTAAATTTGAGACCAATATTGATTTAGGAAGAAAAATCCTTCTGAAGAACCAACCAAAGTATTTTTTCAGCCCAGTAATTTAATGAGTTTAAGTCTGCTTGCACTAGGTGTGCCTCTATTACTTTGTTAGAGAAATGCAGTGACTTGTACTAAGTAGGAGTCAAAGCATTTTGAAGTTTGATTTTAGAAGAGACTAGTAAGACCACATCTAATGTTCATAACTATTTGTTTATATGTGGATTTTTACAAAGAAACTTAGTCATCCTATTAAGGTTATTGTTTACCACTTGGGTGTGAATAAAACCTActatttccagaaaaaaaatagtcACAACTTCCctggaccttagttttctcatctgtgaaatgagagagtGAAAATATATATGACCTCTGTGGTCCCCTCCAACTCTGGACATATGATCCTGTGCTTGAGAAAGCTTTCCTTCACCCATTTCCCACatattaatttggaaatttttaatgtTCCATTAGTAGCATTGACATATCCAGAGAACTTGAGAAATGCCCCAGCATATGTTAGGTAGGCTCCATCTTGTGAACTTATGGGAGGACATGGACAAAAGTCTTGCAGGATGGGCAGACACAGATGGGTTATAATCTTTATCAAGGGAAGGATTACTCACATTAATGAAATTGCAGATCTATTTAGAGCTTGAAGATTATATCCAGCTCACACACcatttttctccccaaaacttTCCCTAATTCCTACCTTATATTTCAAAACTCTCCCCATAGCATAAGTGGATCCAGCATATGACCtgggcttgagttcaaatttggcctgagacagATGATtcatgtgacccagggcaagtcacttgtcttcTGTTTGCCtttcctctgctgtaaaatgaagaaatattatcgttgtgaggaataaatgagatatttgtaaaggtgtttagcccagtgcctgaccGAGAGTGCATGCTGTAAGAATGCTCATGCCCTTCCCCTTGTCCCAGCCGCCACCACAGACATACCTCCTGAGCTTGTTCCAATCTCTTCCCCACAAGCATCTAAGCACATGACAGTAACCTAAGGACCTGGGAACAGGTAGAGGCTCTGTTAGGAGACAGGATGCCATGTACCTATGTCAGGTGACGTGTCAGAGGCACTCCTACACAGAGACACATGCATGCAGACACAAAGACTCGGATACAGTTCTGAGGGCCATAAAAGTGATTCATTGACAAGCACCCCTATGTGCACTGTTAGTTATAATTCCCAACACACTGGATATTAGTAGGATCctgaacaaagaaagagaaacaatgtgGTTTCAAGGTTGTAGTCAAGGATTCTCTTTCCATGTTGGCATCGTCCTATTTTCAAAGGAGAAACCTCCTGAAGCACGCTATTTACACCAGCCAGGATGCCCTTTGAAGTGTCCTAAAGTAGCTGTGAGGGTCACCTGAACAGGTGAGATGGTTAAgatccaaaagaagaaaaaagatcatttccttGCTAAGTAAGATGACAACCTGTCTCTCTGATATAATCATTGCTAGAATGCTAAATATAGAATATCCAAAACACTTAGTGCAATATGGTTGAAAACTTCACTAAAACCTATATAAGAAATTATTGACAGAAAACCTAAAAAAATAGCAAACCTCCTATTGCCCATAGACAGACCTATGGCGTATTTGCAATTGCTGTAAGCTGAGCAGAAGatagcctcaaaaaaaaaacaaaaacttgtggattttgttttgttttgtttttaatttttcatagaatttatttccaggtatctcagcttctttccctcctccccctaccactaaaggcatcatctggcaaatagatatgtatgtatagattACATCTTTAGTGTTTCCActtatcagttcattctctggaggtgacagTCACAagctgttgctatatataatatactcttggttctactcatttcactcttctttatctctccaagattttttaaaaattaatatgtcCATTGTTTCTTACAATGCAAGAAgatagttttttaaaaggaaaaaattgttaCTCTTTGTCCTATAGGAACttatattttgcttgtttttgttttttcagaacaCCTACATCAGGACAGTCAACACCCAGTTCCTCCTCAAAGAGTCTCAATAAAATGAAGCGTCATTTGTCTCAGCTGAAAATGCTGCTCAATAGTGAAGAAAGCCAAAAAACTCCATCAAAGGATTTCCGAAATTTCTTGTCCTCACTCTGAGCAATGAATTTGGTGATGAACATTAATAGTTGTTGATTTTGGAGCAGTTGCTGAAAGA
This sequence is a window from Monodelphis domestica isolate mMonDom1 chromosome 3, mMonDom1.pri, whole genome shotgun sequence. Protein-coding genes within it:
- the C3H18orf21 gene encoding UPF0711 protein C18orf21 homolog; translated protein: MKKHFLKVAAEKLTETCPGQARYLLWMYSSSLGENTVSEGQCPYCYQFLVLDKYRVRLKPKPKLTPKVKKVLNRESKNCRLNFKEAKILKKYNDSRSILLVTCKACNKTVRYDGKSRSFLEEMKNSLSTPKIKPGMKTPDIKSSGSTKKKKKSFSSNKSSSKDNSPALIFRTPTSGQSTPSSSSKSLNKMKRHLSQLKMLLNSEESQKTPSKDFRNFLSSL